In the Deltaproteobacteria bacterium genome, one interval contains:
- a CDS encoding ABC transporter permease yields the protein MTSRDRTLSLGGLMGRAFQYTEFGAIIGFVVVFLVFSLISRQFLTARTFAAILTVTAELGILTVGIAFLMISGEFDLSVGSVLAVAAMTLALLLNQGIYPLVAFLICLVLGCLMGLVNGVITLRADIPSFITTLGMMMVWRGVLLAVSGGFVIRFEGHSAFVDALAQRFAGGFRTSALWLAGIVVVFEIVLSGTRYGNWVYATGGSKGVARAMGVNTGRVKLVNFALSGLLAAVAGCITFGRFKLVDPTLGMGIELEAIAAAVIGGALLTGGYGSIFGAFLGAFLVGMVRTGLILAGAPAYWYRAFI from the coding sequence ATGACCAGCAGGGATAGAACCCTCTCATTGGGCGGCTTGATGGGCCGGGCCTTCCAGTACACGGAATTCGGGGCGATCATAGGATTTGTCGTCGTTTTTCTCGTCTTCTCCCTGATTTCGAGGCAGTTCCTGACGGCGAGGACCTTTGCGGCGATCCTGACGGTCACCGCGGAGCTGGGAATACTCACGGTGGGAATCGCCTTTCTGATGATCTCGGGGGAGTTCGATCTCTCCGTGGGATCTGTTCTCGCCGTGGCTGCCATGACTCTCGCCCTGCTGCTCAATCAGGGGATCTACCCGCTTGTTGCGTTCCTTATCTGCCTGGTTCTCGGTTGTTTGATGGGGCTCGTAAATGGAGTGATCACCCTGCGAGCCGACATCCCTTCCTTCATAACAACCCTGGGCATGATGATGGTCTGGCGGGGGGTTCTGCTGGCCGTTTCAGGCGGGTTCGTCATCCGATTCGAGGGCCACTCGGCCTTCGTGGATGCCCTTGCCCAACGCTTTGCAGGCGGGTTTAGGACTTCGGCTCTCTGGCTTGCCGGGATCGTGGTCGTTTTTGAGATCGTCCTTAGCGGGACCAGGTACGGGAACTGGGTCTATGCAACCGGTGGGAGCAAAGGGGTTGCCCGGGCCATGGGAGTCAATACGGGCAGGGTCAAGCTCGTCAATTTCGCCCTCTCCGGACTGCTCGCCGCAGTTGCAGGATGCATAACCTTTGGGAGATTCAAGCTGGTCGATCCCACCTTGGGGATGGGAATCGAGCTGGAGGCGATTGCCGCGGCCGTCATCGGCGGGGCCTTGCTCACCGGGGGTTATGGAAGCATCTTCGGCGCCTTTCTCGGTGCCTTTCTCGTGGGAATGGTACGGACGGGTTTGATCCTGGCAGGGGCGCCGGCATACTGGTACCGCGCGTTCATAG